A region of the Nocardia asteroides genome:
GCATCACACCCGGGCCTCGAACAACGGTCGGCCCATCGCCGAGCGGGTGGCGACGCGGCTGCTGTATCCCACCACGCGTCCGCGCGCGCAGGCGCTGCGCGCCGCGGTCGACGGGAAGCTCGTGCTGGTCACCGGTTCGTCGCACGGCATAGGCAAGGCCAGTGCGCGCAAACTGGCGGCGGCGGGCGCGACGGTCCTGCTCGTCGCCCGTTCCGGTGCCGAACTCGAGCAACTGGCCGCGGAGATCGCCGCCGCGGGCGGCGTCGCGCACAGCTACCCCACGGATCTCACCGACATGGACGCCGTCGAACGTCTCGGCCGCGGCCTCCTCGACGAGCACGGCCATCTCGACGTGGTGATCAACAACGCGGGCAAATCGATTCGCCGCCCGATCGACGAGTCCTACGACCGGTTCCACGATTTCACCCGCACCATCGATGTGAACTACCTCGGTCCGGTGCGGCTGCTGCTCACGTTGCTGCCCGCCATGCGCGCTCGCGGACGAGGCCACATCGTCAATGTGTCCACCTGGGGTGTGCGCATGCCGCCCGCGCCGCGCTGGGCGGCCTACGGCGCGTCCAAGTCCGCCTTCGACGTCTGGCTGCGCAGCGTCGCGGCCGAAGTCGCCCACGACGGCGTCACGACCACTTCGATCTACCTGCCGCTCGTGCACACCAGAATGAGCGCGCCCACCGACTTCAGCCGTGTCCCCGGGCTCACCGTGAACGAGGCCGCGGACCTTGTCTGTCACGCGGTGACCGCCAAGCCGCGCGAAATCGCCCCGTGGTGGGCGGCTCCGGTACAGGCGTGGACCGATCTGACCCGTATCCACGCCCACCGGTTCATGGAACGGGCGTTCCGCCGCTGACCCGGTACGGCCGGGACATCCGGACGACACGCCGGGACATAGGATCGACGGATGCGTGAATCCGCCGCGACCGGCCTGGCTGCGTCCGGTCTCACGACGGTGCTCGCGCTCGCCGACTCGCGGCTGCCGATCGGCGGGCACGTGCACTCCGGAGGTGTGGAAGAAGCTGTCGCGTCCGGTTTGGTCCGCGACGTCGCGACGGTGGAGCTGTATCTGCGCCGCCGCATCCGGACCTCGGGACTGGTGGCCGCGTCGCTCGCCGCGGCGGTGTGCGCGGGGGAACTGGATCCGGCGCGCGCGGAGACGGAAGCGGACGCCCGGACGCCCGCGCCCGCGGCGCGGGCCTCGTCCCGCGCGCAAGGCCGAGGACTGTTGCGGTTGGCGAAGCGGTTGTGGCCCCGGCACGACTGGTCCGCGCTGGGCACGACACCGCATCTGTCCACGGTGTTCGGAATGGTCGGCGCGGCCGCAGAGGTGCCACCCCGGGAGACCGCGGGTGTGGTGGTCTACACCACGCTGACCGGCGCGGCCACTGCCGCGCAGCGTTTGCTGGCCCTCGACCCCGCCGCGATCGCCGCGTGCACGATCCGGCTGGCCGAGTTGTGCGACCGCGTCGCCGCCGAGGCCGTGACCGGTCTCGCCGCGATGTCCGATCCGCTGCAGGACGTGCTCGCCGAGCGTCACCGGCACCGTGACATGCCCCTGTTCGCGAGCTGAAGCCCCGGAAGAAAGGAGACGCCATGCCCCCGCACCTGATCGACGGTGAGCCGCACGACCACGGGCACGATCGTCCGAAACGGACCCGCACGCCCGGGGAAGCGCTGCGCGTAGGCGTCGGCGGCCCGGTGGGCTCCGGCAAGACCGCTCTGGTGGCCGCGCTGTGCAGGCAGTTGCGTGACGAGCTGTCGCTGGCGGTGCTGACCAACGACATCTACACCACCGAGGACGCCGACTTCCTGCGCAGGCACGCGGTGCTGCCGGACGAGCGGATCACCGCCGTGCAGACCGGCGGCTGCCCGCACACCGCCATCCGCGACGACATCACCGCCAACCTCGACGCCATCGACGATCTGGTCGCGGCCAACCCGCCGCTGGATCTGATCCTGGTCGAATCCGGCGGCGACAATCTCACCGCGACCTTCTCCTCCGGTCTGATCGACGTGCAGATCTTCGTGGTCGACGTGGCGGGCGGCGACAAGGTGCCGCGCAAAGGCGGTCCCGGTGTGACATTCTCGGATCTGCTGGTGGTCAACAAGACCGATCTGGCGCCGCTGGTCGGCGCGGACCTCGGTGTGATGGAGCGGGACGCGGCACGGGTACGGGGCGACCGGCCGACGGTGCTCGTCTCGCTCACCGAGGATCCCGCCGCCACGCCGGTGCTGGCCTGGGTGCGCGCGCAACTGCGCGCGGTAGCCGAGCAGGACCGGGCGGGCGCGGGCGAATCCGCCGCGGCGCACTGAGTTCGCCGTTGCGCACGGAATTACGAATAGTCGCAGGCCGCACCGCGCTTCCGGAGATCCACGCGACCGGCGGGTTGTCGGCCCGCCGTACCGGACCGCGCGTGGTGCATCTGATCGGCACCGCGGCGACGCCACTGGGAGGTGACGAACTCGACGTGGTGATCGTGGTCGCCCCGGGCGCCGAACTGGTGGTGCGCTCGGTCGCGGCGACGCTCGCGCTACCGGGCTCGGCGTCGCCGCTGTCGCTCGGGCGCTGGCGCCTCGAGGTCGGTAGCGGGGGAGCCCTGGATTTCGATCCCGAGCCGATGATCGTCGCGGGCGGGGCGCGACACCACACGGTCACCACGATCCGGCTGGCGTCCGGCGCTCGGGTACGTTTGCGCGAACGTGTCCAGATCGGCCGCGCCGGCGAGGATGGCGGCCAGTGGCGGGGGGATCTGATCGCCGACGTCGAGGACACGCCTCTGCTGCGTCACCGGTTGACGCTGGGCGCGGACACACCGGCCGATGACGCGCTGGCCGCGCCACGGGCACTGGAGAGCGAGCTCGTCTATCCGGACGCATGCATCACTGCGACGACAGGGTTGACGCAGACCCGGCTACCGCTGGCAGCGGGCGGCAGTTTGTTCACCCGTACCGGGTCGCTGTTGAGCGCCTCGGGATGAGCACCCGGGGGCGATAGTGCGGCGCGTGCAACGCCGTGGTCGTCCTCGGTCGCGAGTCGCTGCGGAGTTCGTCTCTTACAGGTGTGAACCGGTCGAGACGTGGAGATAGAAAGGGTGGGAACCCGACAGCGTCGTCGGGTTCCCACCTTTTCGGCCGGTGCCTGGTGAACGGCATCCGATCAGCCGTCGGCTCCCTCCGAGGCCGTGTGGTCGGCCTCCGGAGCTGTCTGGTTCGACTGCTGAGCGGAGTCGGCGACTCCCGGAGCCGGATCGGCCGACTCCGGCGCGCTCAGCGCCTGCGGAGGCGCGCTGAGGGCGTGCAACGCTCCGAGCCCCGCTCCGATGCCCGCACCGATGGCAGTGAAGGGGACGGCCATCAGCGCCGCGCCGTAGGCGGCCCCGATCGGGCCCGCCGCGAGGCCGATCGGCGCGAACGGCAGACCGATGGCGAAGCCGAGGCCACCGCCGAACGCGGCCCCGACCAGGGCGAACGGGCTCGCGAACGCGAAGCCCGCCGCAGCGCCGATCGCGGCGGCGCCCATGGTCTGGCCTGCGACGCGGTCGGACCTGGTGCGCTCCATCCCGATCGAGTCGAAGAAGGTCGCCATATTGGCCTCGGCCATCGCCGCGCCGTCGTTGATCTGGATCGCCTGCTCCCGGTACAGCCACTCCGGCGCGTCGATCTGGACGTCACCGAAGCGCAACTTGCCGGGAGGCGGTGCGATCGGCGGCACGGGGGCGACCGGAACCGGCGCGTGCAGCCCTACCAGCGGAGCGAGGTAGTTGCTGTCCGGCAGTGGACGAGCCCATTGCAACGAGCTGAGGATGTCGTCCGGAATCCGCAGACCCTCGTACGGCCGCACGTTCGGCGCCTCGGCCCCCGGCCACTGGGCCGACGGGTGCGTCCGATCGGTGACGTCCGTTCTGATCAAAGGGACGGACGGATCGGGCTCGGCGTTCGCGGTGCCGGTGCCCACCAGCGCCAGAACGAGGGGAATCGTCCCCGCCGCGACGATGGAGCCCAGCTTCGGTCGCCGCGGTGTGGGTTCGCGGTGCTTGCCTGTGCCCATAGATCACCTTTCATCCGAGGGAGACGTCGACGCCTCACATTCGGATCTGCTGGCGACCTGGATTGGTCCAGCGCGCTATAACGATCGCGTGTCAGCCTGCTTTGGCATCGGTGTGCGCCTTGTCCACGGCCACTCGGCTGTTGGTGGAGGCGCCGAGAGCGGCCGCCAGTTCTTCGGCGTCCTCGTCGTCGCCGGTGCTGATGGCCTCCAGGGCTAGTCGGGCGAACACCCACTGCTCGGTGGCCGCCATCTGGCCCCGGCTGCGCCCGAGGAAGGTGACGAACCACTGGATGACGGTGACGATCCGGCTCCGATAGCCGACCAGGTAGTACAGATGCAGCGCCAACCAGGCCAGCCACGCGATGAAGCCGCCGAATTCCAGCTTGCCCACCTGGCACACGGCGCTGAACCGCGAGATGGTGGCCATGCTGCCCTTGTTGAAGTACTTGAACGGCTTGCGCTGTTGCGGCGTCTGGCCTTTCAATCCGGCCTTGATCTGCTTGGCGGCGTAGGTCGCGCCCTGGATGGCGCCCTGCGCCTGGCCGGGCACGTTCGGCACCGACATGAGGTCACCGACCACGAAGACGTTCGGGTGGCCCTTGACGGTCAGATCCGGTTCGACGACGACCCGGCCCGCGCGGTCGACCTCGGTGCCGTCGGACTGGTCGGCGATCATCTTGCCCAGCGGACTGGCCTGCACGCCCGCCGACCACACCTTGCATGCCGACTCGATGCGGCGGATCGTGCCGTCGGAGTCCTTCACCGTGACGCCGAACGCGTCGACATCGATCACCATGGCATTGAGCTGGATCTCCACGCCCATCTTCTCGAGGCGCCGCTCGGCCTTACCGCCGAGGTTCGGCCCCATTGGCCCGAGCACCGCGCCCGCGCCCTCGATCAGGACCACCCGCGCGTCGCGCGGATCGATGTTGTGGAAGGTGCCCTCCAGGGTGCGGTCGGACAGCTCGGCGATCTGCCCGGCCAGCTCGACGCCGGTCGGTCCCGCGCCGACGACGACGAAGGTCAGCAGCCGGTCGCGCTCTTCCTGGGTGGTCGCCAACTCCGCCTGCTCGAACGCGCCGAGGATCCGGCCGCGCAACTCGAGCGCGTCATCGATGGTCTTCATGCCCGGTGCGTAGGTGGCGAACCGGTCGTTGCCGAAGTAGGACTGCTGCGCGCCGGTCGCGACGATCAGGCTGTCGAACGGGGTGACCGTGTCCTTGTCGAGCAGGCGCGAGGTCACCGTCCTTGCTGCCAGGTCGATGTCGGTGACCTCGCCCATCAGCACCTGCGCGTTCTTCTGCTTGCGCAGCACCAGCCGGGTGGCGGGCGCGATCTCGCCGACCGACAGGATGCCGGTCGCGACCTGGTAGAGCAGCGGCTGGAACAAGTGGGTCGAGGTCTTCGAGATCAGCGTGATGTCGACGTCGGCGCGCTTGAGGTGTTTGGTGCCGAACAGGCCGCCGAAGCCCGAGCCGATCACCACCACCCGGTGTCGGCCGTTCTCGACAGTCTGAGTGCTCATCGTCCTGCTCCTCGATGGACCTCGGGGCTCGTCCCCGGCGGCGATTCCTGACACGCTAAACCGTAGCCGTCGAGCCGGGCAGCGTCACGACGAGATCCCCGTTCCTGGCGTGTTGCGGTGCGAAGTCTCACCGCCGCCGGTCCGCGGCGGGGAGGATCGACACCCGGCGAACCGGCTGAACGGGTGCGGCCGAGAGCCTACGATGGGACCTGTCGCTCAGGGAGGATTGCCATGGTCGCCGGTGACCGTGCGGTCGGCCGAAAGCCCAGCGTGCAGGCCGATTCGGAGAACATCGCGCTGATCGAGGTGCCGCACGGCCATCTGATCGACCGGGCGCTGGGGCTGCTGCCGGAACGGCGCCAAGTGCTGGCCACCCCGCCACGCGGCAGCGACACGGTCCCGGTCCGCGGTGACGCCGGACTGCCCTATCTCGGCCGTGCATTGCACTACATGCGCTGGGGTCCGGCCGAGATGATGGAGCGCTACCGCCGCTACGGACCCGTCTCCTTGAACACTTCGCTCGGTGTCGACCGTGTGCTGGTCGCGGGACCGGACGCGCTCGACGAAGTGCTCGGTCACCGGCGACGCGACTTCGGCCAGGGCTGGGACTATTTCATCGGCCCGTTCTTCCGGCGCGGCCTGCTGCTACTGGAATTCGATGAGCACAAATTCCACCGCAAGATCATGCAGCAGGCGTTCACCAGGGACCGGCTGGAAGCACACCTCGCCGCGCTGACACCGGCCGTGCGGGCGAGCATCGCGGGATGGGTGCCGCCCGAGCGCGACGCCGAACGCACGGTGCGGCTGTATCCCACGATCAAAGAGCTGACCCTCGACATCGCGGGCGAGACCTTCATGGCCGCGGACGTCGGCCCGCAGCGCAGGCAGTTGATCGACGCGTTCGTCGACTGCACGCACGCGGGACTGGCGATCATCCGGCACTCGGTGCCGGGCGGCAACTGGCGAGCCGGGTTGCGCGGCCGCA
Encoded here:
- a CDS encoding SDR family NAD(P)-dependent oxidoreductase, which encodes MATRLLYPTTRPRAQALRAAVDGKLVLVTGSSHGIGKASARKLAAAGATVLLVARSGAELEQLAAEIAAAGGVAHSYPTDLTDMDAVERLGRGLLDEHGHLDVVINNAGKSIRRPIDESYDRFHDFTRTIDVNYLGPVRLLLTLLPAMRARGRGHIVNVSTWGVRMPPAPRWAAYGASKSAFDVWLRSVAAEVAHDGVTTTSIYLPLVHTRMSAPTDFSRVPGLTVNEAADLVCHAVTAKPREIAPWWAAPVQAWTDLTRIHAHRFMERAFRR
- a CDS encoding urease accessory protein UreF; amino-acid sequence: MRESAATGLAASGLTTVLALADSRLPIGGHVHSGGVEEAVASGLVRDVATVELYLRRRIRTSGLVAASLAAAVCAGELDPARAETEADARTPAPAARASSRAQGRGLLRLAKRLWPRHDWSALGTTPHLSTVFGMVGAAAEVPPRETAGVVVYTTLTGAATAAQRLLALDPAAIAACTIRLAELCDRVAAEAVTGLAAMSDPLQDVLAERHRHRDMPLFAS
- the ureG gene encoding urease accessory protein UreG, whose product is MPPHLIDGEPHDHGHDRPKRTRTPGEALRVGVGGPVGSGKTALVAALCRQLRDELSLAVLTNDIYTTEDADFLRRHAVLPDERITAVQTGGCPHTAIRDDITANLDAIDDLVAANPPLDLILVESGGDNLTATFSSGLIDVQIFVVDVAGGDKVPRKGGPGVTFSDLLVVNKTDLAPLVGADLGVMERDAARVRGDRPTVLVSLTEDPAATPVLAWVRAQLRAVAEQDRAGAGESAAAH
- a CDS encoding urease accessory protein UreD, translated to MRTELRIVAGRTALPEIHATGGLSARRTGPRVVHLIGTAATPLGGDELDVVIVVAPGAELVVRSVAATLALPGSASPLSLGRWRLEVGSGGALDFDPEPMIVAGGARHHTVTTIRLASGARVRLRERVQIGRAGEDGGQWRGDLIADVEDTPLLRHRLTLGADTPADDALAAPRALESELVYPDACITATTGLTQTRLPLAAGGSLFTRTGSLLSASG
- a CDS encoding NAD(P)/FAD-dependent oxidoreductase, with translation MSTQTVENGRHRVVVIGSGFGGLFGTKHLKRADVDITLISKTSTHLFQPLLYQVATGILSVGEIAPATRLVLRKQKNAQVLMGEVTDIDLAARTVTSRLLDKDTVTPFDSLIVATGAQQSYFGNDRFATYAPGMKTIDDALELRGRILGAFEQAELATTQEERDRLLTFVVVGAGPTGVELAGQIAELSDRTLEGTFHNIDPRDARVVLIEGAGAVLGPMGPNLGGKAERRLEKMGVEIQLNAMVIDVDAFGVTVKDSDGTIRRIESACKVWSAGVQASPLGKMIADQSDGTEVDRAGRVVVEPDLTVKGHPNVFVVGDLMSVPNVPGQAQGAIQGATYAAKQIKAGLKGQTPQQRKPFKYFNKGSMATISRFSAVCQVGKLEFGGFIAWLAWLALHLYYLVGYRSRIVTVIQWFVTFLGRSRGQMAATEQWVFARLALEAISTGDDEDAEELAAALGASTNSRVAVDKAHTDAKAG
- a CDS encoding cytochrome P450, coding for MVAGDRAVGRKPSVQADSENIALIEVPHGHLIDRALGLLPERRQVLATPPRGSDTVPVRGDAGLPYLGRALHYMRWGPAEMMERYRRYGPVSLNTSLGVDRVLVAGPDALDEVLGHRRRDFGQGWDYFIGPFFRRGLLLLEFDEHKFHRKIMQQAFTRDRLEAHLAALTPAVRASIAGWVPPERDAERTVRLYPTIKELTLDIAGETFMAADVGPQRRQLIDAFVDCTHAGLAIIRHSVPGGNWRAGLRGRRVLEDYFTAMLPDKRRAESPDFFSGLCHARSEDGGVFGDADVVNHMIFLIMAAHDTTTTTATAVAYYLGKHPDWQERVRAEVLDMDARLGDGTPAIADLEALGDLDLVVRESLRLMPPVPGLARRAVRDTEIAGHYVPAGAPVDLAYQVNHLLPELWTHPERFDPERFGEQRREDKSHRLAWMPFGAGAHKCIGMHFGTFEVKTVTAALVREYEWRIPEKYRMPWGFTTIPFPRDGAPMTLRRRATA